The genomic window TGTATGCTAAGTCAacgttttgtatcaagttgtaagttttcaatcatttttcaatgtttgtttgtttgttttttaggTGTCGGAGGCGGAAGAGTGCTACAACACGGCACTGCGACTGTGTCCCACTCACGCCGATTCTCTCAACAACCTGGCCAACATCAAACGCGAGCAGGGTTACATCGAGGAGGCCACTCGGCTCTACTTGAAGGCACTCGAGGTCTTCCCCGAGTTTGCCGCCGCCCACTCCAATCTCGCTTCTGTCCTCCAGCAACAAGGTAAACGACAAACTGCAACAAATCTAGAAGCAATGTGTGTGtataattcattggaaatttcacTTCTAATGttttatactatagtgaggtc from Nilaparvata lugens isolate BPH unplaced genomic scaffold, ASM1435652v1 scaffold8523, whole genome shotgun sequence includes these protein-coding regions:
- the LOC120349155 gene encoding UDP-N-acetylglucosamine--peptide N-acetylglucosaminyltransferase 110 kDa subunit-like, giving the protein LVCSLIDLAIDTYRRAIELQPNFPDAYCNLANALKEKGQVSEAEECYNTALRLCPTHADSLNNLANIKREQGYIEEATRLYLKALEVFPEFAAAHSNLASVLQQQ